From Streptomyces sp. HUAS MG91, the proteins below share one genomic window:
- a CDS encoding thioesterase domain-containing protein, which yields MKTFRLDGARPEDAAWRVLLVPHAGAGAASGTAFAAHTPADWAVATARLPGRESRVREPVGGLAELTADVVATARALPGSAPLLVVGVCSGAVLALEAVRALQRTGDVPVAGFVAVSQWAVTEKPDPQRRRLRDTDDPEQILEILKEFGGVPASLAANEEMLALLLPSLVADLRAVEEYSSGPEPLLGCPLLAVFGDADPLCPEERTEDWELFSDRARTVWVPGGHLLLTESPALLADAVARSLDHFAKGAVA from the coding sequence GTGAAGACCTTCCGACTCGACGGCGCGCGCCCCGAGGACGCGGCCTGGCGGGTGCTGCTCGTGCCGCACGCGGGCGCGGGCGCGGCGAGCGGCACCGCGTTCGCCGCGCACACCCCCGCCGACTGGGCGGTGGCCACGGCGCGGCTGCCGGGGCGCGAGTCCCGGGTGCGCGAACCGGTGGGCGGGCTGGCCGAGTTGACGGCGGACGTCGTCGCGACGGCCCGCGCGCTGCCGGGTTCGGCGCCGCTGCTGGTGGTCGGCGTCTGCTCCGGCGCGGTGCTCGCGCTGGAGGCCGTACGGGCGTTGCAGCGCACGGGCGATGTGCCGGTGGCCGGGTTCGTGGCGGTGTCGCAGTGGGCGGTCACCGAGAAGCCCGATCCGCAGCGGCGGCGGCTGCGGGACACCGACGACCCGGAGCAGATCCTCGAGATCCTGAAGGAGTTCGGCGGCGTGCCCGCGTCGCTGGCGGCGAACGAGGAGATGCTGGCGCTGCTGCTGCCGTCGCTCGTGGCGGACCTGCGGGCCGTCGAGGAGTACAGCTCGGGGCCGGAACCGCTTCTTGGCTGCCCGCTGCTCGCGGTGTTCGGCGACGCGGATCCGCTGTGCCCGGAGGAACGCACCGAGGACTGGGAGCTGTTCAGCGACCGCGCCCGGACGGTGTGGGTGCCCGGCGGGCATCTGCTGCTCACCGAGAGCCCGGCGCTGCTCGCGGACGCCGTCGCCCGCAGCCTGGACCACTTCGCGAAGGGGGCGGTCGCGTGA